In bacterium, one DNA window encodes the following:
- a CDS encoding nucleotidyl transferase AbiEii/AbiGii toxin family protein encodes MERLINQEKFEIEVLEYLNSGKFFDKLVFVGGTMLRVCYGLNRFSSDLDFWIIKKIDIEKYFMNLENHLKKRYFIKDCVIKLHTILFEIHSPYYKKNLKIEIRKEIKRIKYEKTIAFSQYSDIQVLVNTLYLKDTLRFKIESFLDRGEIRDCFDIEFLGKKGNISAYRKKCC; translated from the coding sequence ATGGAAAGGTTAATTAACCAGGAAAAATTTGAAATTGAAGTCCTTGAATATTTAAATAGCGGAAAATTTTTTGACAAACTTGTTTTTGTTGGAGGTACTATGCTCAGGGTATGTTATGGATTAAACAGATTTTCCAGTGACCTTGATTTCTGGATTATTAAAAAAATTGATATAGAGAAATATTTTATGAATTTAGAAAATCATTTGAAAAAAAGGTATTTTATTAAAGATTGTGTTATTAAATTACATACCATACTTTTTGAAATTCATTCTCCTTATTACAAAAAAAATCTTAAAATTGAAATAAGAAAAGAAATAAAAAGAATTAAATATGAAAAAACAATTGCTTTTTCTCAATATTCAGATATACAGGTTTTAGTTAACACTCTTTATTTAAAAGACACCTTACGATTTAAAATAGAAAGTTTTTTAGATAGAGGAGAGATTAGAGATTGTTTTGATATAGAGTTTCTTGGTAAAAAAGGGAATATTTCTGCATATAGAAAAAAATGTTGCTGA